The following proteins are encoded in a genomic region of Micromonospora olivasterospora:
- a CDS encoding NADH-quinone oxidoreductase subunit M — MSNFPFLSVLTVAPLVGALVVAVLPRRRPDLAKLVALGWSLLVLALSVVMWIAFEAGGDRLQFRESYTWIPQWDARFTFAADGIALVMLMLIAVLVPLVILASWHDAESSKRSVPVYFALLLVLECTMIGVFAAADVFLFYVFFEVMLVPMYFLIGSYGGHQRQYAAVKFFLYSLVGGLFMLAAVIGLWVVGGHTFDWQALTQAEISTDTARWLFLGFFVAFAIKAPFFPFHTWLPDAGGAAPAGAAALLVGVLDKVGTFGLLRYCLPLFPEASKWFAPWALALGVIGIIYAALLAVGQNDLRRLVSYTSIAHFGFIGVGIFAFTTQAGTGAVLYMLNHGLATGLLFLVVGMLVARRGSALISDFGGAGKLVPLLAGVLFFAGLASLALPGTAPFVSEFLVLIGTFTVNKPVAVISTLGIILAAAYVLWMVQRTTQGTLNPALAEVEPMRRDLNLREKIVVAPLIALIVLLGFYPKPVTDVINPAVQATMQDVGKSDPAPEVGSVQEAAK, encoded by the coding sequence ATGTCCAACTTCCCGTTCCTCTCGGTGCTGACCGTGGCGCCGCTGGTCGGCGCGCTGGTCGTGGCCGTCCTGCCGCGCCGCCGGCCGGACCTGGCCAAGCTGGTCGCCCTCGGGTGGTCGCTGCTGGTGCTGGCCCTGTCGGTGGTCATGTGGATCGCGTTCGAGGCCGGCGGTGACCGGCTCCAGTTCCGCGAGTCGTACACCTGGATCCCGCAGTGGGACGCCCGGTTCACCTTCGCCGCGGACGGCATCGCGCTGGTGATGCTGATGCTGATCGCGGTGCTGGTGCCGCTGGTGATCCTGGCGTCCTGGCACGACGCCGAGTCGTCGAAGCGCTCGGTGCCGGTCTACTTCGCCCTGCTGCTCGTCCTCGAGTGCACGATGATCGGCGTCTTCGCCGCCGCCGACGTCTTCCTGTTCTACGTGTTCTTCGAGGTCATGCTGGTGCCGATGTACTTCCTCATCGGCAGCTACGGCGGCCACCAGCGGCAGTACGCGGCCGTGAAGTTCTTCCTCTACTCGCTGGTCGGCGGGCTGTTCATGCTCGCCGCGGTGATCGGCCTGTGGGTGGTCGGCGGGCACACGTTCGACTGGCAGGCGCTGACCCAGGCGGAGATCTCCACCGACACCGCGCGCTGGCTGTTCCTCGGGTTCTTCGTCGCGTTCGCGATCAAGGCGCCGTTCTTCCCGTTCCACACCTGGCTGCCGGACGCCGGTGGCGCGGCCCCGGCCGGTGCCGCCGCGCTGCTCGTCGGCGTGCTGGACAAGGTCGGCACCTTCGGCCTCCTGCGGTACTGCCTACCGCTGTTCCCGGAGGCGTCGAAGTGGTTCGCGCCGTGGGCGCTGGCGCTCGGCGTGATCGGCATCATCTACGCCGCCCTGCTGGCCGTCGGCCAGAACGACCTCAGGCGGCTGGTGTCGTACACGTCGATCGCGCACTTCGGCTTCATCGGGGTCGGCATCTTCGCCTTCACCACGCAGGCCGGCACCGGCGCGGTGCTGTACATGCTCAACCACGGACTCGCCACCGGCCTGCTCTTCCTGGTGGTGGGGATGCTGGTGGCCCGGCGCGGCTCGGCCCTGATCAGCGACTTCGGCGGCGCCGGCAAGCTGGTCCCGCTGCTGGCCGGGGTGCTGTTCTTCGCCGGTCTGGCCTCGCTGGCGCTGCCCGGCACCGCGCCGTTCGTCTCCGAGTTCCTGGTGCTGATCGGCACCTTCACGGTGAACAAGCCGGTCGCGGTGATCTCGACCCTCGGCATCATCCTCGCCGCCGCGTACGTGCTGTGGATGGTGCAGCGCACCACGCAGGGCACCCTCAACCCGGCCCTGGCCGAGGTCGAGCCGATGCGCCGTGACCTGAACCTGCGCGAGAAGATCGTGGTCGCCCCGCTGATCGCGCTGATCGTGCTGCTCGGCTTCTACCCCAAGCCGGTCACCGATGTCATCAACCCCGCCGTCCAGGCGACCATGCAGGACGTCGGGAAGTCCGATCCCGCCCCTGAGGTCGGCAGCGTCCAGGAGGCCGCAAAGTGA
- the nuoN gene encoding NADH-quinone oxidoreductase subunit NuoN: MTELKLPSIDYAALAPILIMLGAALLGVLVEAFVPRRHRHWAQLSLALLAVLAALVMVIRNADDRLLTAGGAIAVDGPTLFLQGAILLLAVVALLLMGERAVERGGVFVAHAAITAESAEDRRQAEEASGATEVYPLTTFAIGGMLIFVAANDLLTMFIALEVFSLPLYLLCALARRRRLLSQEAAMKYFMLGAYASAFFLFGVALVYGFTSGMPGRSAGVDFATVHAAVTESPSSEVLLFAGMALLAIGLLFKAAAAPFHVWTPDVYQGAPTPVTGFMAACTKVAAFGALLRVFHVAFAGAAWDFTPVLGAVAVLTMLVGAVLAVTQTDIKRLLAYSSIANAGYLLVGVLAPSKDGLSGTMFYLVAYGFSVLAAFAVVTLVRDADGEATHLSRWAGLGRRSPFFAGIFTFILLAFAGIPLTSGFMSKFAVFAPALAADQAWLVVAGVLTSMVLAFPYLRVVVMMWLSEPGESTPTVTVPGGLTSAALMIGVLATLVLGVVPGPLLDLANGAAEFVR; encoded by the coding sequence GTGACCGAGCTCAAGTTGCCGTCGATCGACTACGCGGCGCTCGCTCCGATCCTGATCATGCTGGGCGCCGCCCTCCTCGGCGTACTGGTCGAGGCCTTCGTGCCCCGGCGGCACCGGCACTGGGCACAGCTGTCCCTGGCGTTGCTGGCGGTGCTCGCGGCGCTGGTGATGGTGATCCGTAACGCCGACGACCGGCTGCTCACCGCTGGCGGGGCGATCGCGGTGGACGGGCCCACGCTGTTCCTCCAGGGCGCGATCCTGCTCCTCGCCGTGGTGGCGCTGCTGCTGATGGGCGAGCGGGCGGTGGAGCGGGGCGGCGTGTTCGTCGCCCACGCCGCCATCACCGCCGAGTCGGCCGAGGACCGGCGGCAGGCCGAGGAGGCCAGCGGGGCCACCGAGGTCTACCCGCTGACCACCTTCGCCATCGGCGGCATGCTGATCTTCGTGGCGGCGAACGACCTGCTGACCATGTTCATCGCCCTCGAGGTCTTCTCGCTGCCGCTGTACCTGCTCTGCGCGCTGGCCCGCCGCCGGCGGCTGCTGAGCCAGGAGGCGGCGATGAAGTACTTCATGCTCGGCGCGTACGCCTCGGCCTTCTTCCTCTTCGGCGTGGCCCTGGTGTACGGCTTCACCTCCGGCATGCCGGGCCGGTCGGCCGGGGTGGACTTCGCCACCGTGCACGCGGCGGTGACCGAGTCCCCGTCCAGCGAGGTGCTGCTCTTCGCCGGCATGGCGCTGCTCGCCATCGGTTTGTTGTTCAAGGCCGCCGCCGCGCCGTTCCACGTCTGGACGCCGGACGTCTACCAGGGCGCCCCGACGCCCGTCACCGGCTTCATGGCGGCCTGCACGAAGGTCGCCGCGTTCGGGGCCCTGCTGCGGGTGTTCCACGTGGCGTTCGCCGGGGCGGCGTGGGACTTCACCCCGGTCCTCGGCGCGGTCGCGGTGCTGACGATGCTGGTCGGCGCGGTGCTCGCGGTGACCCAGACCGACATCAAGCGGCTGCTGGCGTACTCGTCCATCGCGAACGCCGGGTACCTGCTGGTCGGCGTGCTCGCGCCGAGCAAGGACGGGCTCTCCGGCACGATGTTCTACCTGGTCGCGTACGGCTTCTCGGTGCTCGCCGCGTTTGCGGTGGTGACCCTGGTCCGCGACGCGGACGGGGAGGCCACCCACCTGTCCCGCTGGGCCGGGCTGGGCCGGCGCTCGCCGTTCTTCGCCGGGATCTTCACCTTCATCCTGCTGGCCTTCGCCGGCATCCCGCTGACCAGCGGGTTCATGAGCAAGTTCGCCGTCTTCGCCCCGGCCCTGGCCGCCGACCAGGCGTGGCTGGTGGTGGCGGGCGTGCTGACCAGCATGGTGCTGGCGTTCCCGTACCTGCGGGTCGTGGTGATGATGTGGCTCTCGGAGCCGGGCGAGTCCACCCCCACGGTCACCGTGCCAGGCGGGCTCACCTCGGCGGCCCTGATGATCGGCGTGCTGGCCACGCTGGTCCTGGGCGTCGTCCCGGGCCCGCTGCTCGATCTGGCCAACGGTGCCGCCGAATTCGTCCGGTGA